In the Juglans microcarpa x Juglans regia isolate MS1-56 chromosome 6D, Jm3101_v1.0, whole genome shotgun sequence genome, one interval contains:
- the LOC121236161 gene encoding putative RNA-binding protein YlmH isoform X3: MYIIRCWYGGVSGRYKWEPQRSSDVARISDRVNFISALVRTLNSGHGCHYRLCSTVGSKKSSEWFCSFLCSSYQQHVLSLQNPPFFSFHLSSYFSSLDDCDIASGLCHVAQAIRGDDKHAIEEVKHILEMAKRASSRREVLHTNFLTPPVLKESMLTLEKLADIRAVAQGGYPQAERCRISIGHPDVLTSDPDVVAALSVTGNFAFQPCSHGDYLGAILGTGIAREKLGDIILQVGNVSVSCTKIPLISLDYEPPRTQSFKTVEASLRVDALGSAGFKISRSKLVDSISKGEVRVNWSPISKNNTILSTGDVVSVSGRGRLKVGEIKTTRKGKFEVELIRYL, translated from the exons ATGTACATTATACGATGCTGGTACGGTGGTGTCTCTGGTCGGTACAAGTGGGAACCGCAGCGGAGTTCTGATGTGGCAAGAATATCTGACCGAGTGAATTTTATTTCTGCCCTTGTACGCACACTGAACAGTGGCCATGGCTGCCACTATCGGCTTTGCAGCACCGTGGGTTCTAAAAAAAGCAGCGAATGGTTTTGCTCGTTCTTATGTTCCTCTTATCAACAGCACGTTCTCTCCCTACAAAACCCTCcgttcttttcctttcacctcTCCTCTTACTTTTCCAG TTTGGATGACTGTGATATAGCTTCAGGATTATGCCATGTAGCACAAGCCATAAGGGGCGATGATAAACATGCTATTGAAGAAGTGAAACATATTCTAGAAATG GCTAAACGAGCATCATCTAGAAGAGAAGTTCTCCATACCAATTTTCTTACCCCTCCGGTTCTTAAGGAGTCAATGCTCACATTGGAAAAACTAGCTGACATTAGAGCAGTTGCTCAGGGAGGATACCCTCAG GCTGAGCGTTGCCGGATTTCTATTGGACATCCTGACGTACTAACAAGTGATCCAGATGTAGTTGCAGCATTGAG TGTCACAGGGAATTTTGCATTTCAACCTTGCTCTCACGGTGACTACCTTGGTGCAATTCTTGGTACAGGGATTGCCAGGGAGAAGCTCGGAGATATTATCTTGCAG GTTGGTAATGTTTCAGTCTCTTGCACGAAGATACCTTTAATATCTCTTGATTATGAACCGCCAAG GACTCAGTCATTTAAAACTGTAGAAGCATCACTACGGGTCGATGCTCTAGGCAGTGCTGGATTTAAGATTTCGCGATCAAAACTTGTTGACTCAATAAG TAAAGGGGAGGTGCGTGTCAATTGGAGCCCTATTTCTAAAAACAACACCATTCTCAGCACTGGTGATGTTGTCTCGGTTAGTGGAAGAGGAAGATTAAAG GTAGGAGAAATAAAGACTACACGCAAGGGAAAATTTGAAGTAGAGCTCATTCGATATCTATAA
- the LOC121236161 gene encoding putative RNA-binding protein YlmH isoform X2, with translation MYIIRCWYGGVSGRYKWEPQRSSDVARISDRVNFISALVRTLNSGHGCHYRLCSTVGSKKSSEWFCSFLCSSYQQHVLSLQNPPFFSFHLSSYFSSLDDCDIASGLCHVAQAIRGDDKHAIEEVKHILEMAKRASSRREVLHTNFLTPPVLKESMLTLEKLADIRAVAQGGYPQAERCRISIGHPDVLTSDPDVVAALSVTGNFAFQPCSHGDYLGAILGTGIAREKLGDIILQEEKGAQILIVPELVDFVISSLDKVGNVSVSCTKIPLISLDYEPPRTQSFKTVEASLRVDALGSAGFKISRSKLVDSISKGEVRVNWSPISKNNTILSTGDVVSVSGRGRLKEK, from the exons ATGTACATTATACGATGCTGGTACGGTGGTGTCTCTGGTCGGTACAAGTGGGAACCGCAGCGGAGTTCTGATGTGGCAAGAATATCTGACCGAGTGAATTTTATTTCTGCCCTTGTACGCACACTGAACAGTGGCCATGGCTGCCACTATCGGCTTTGCAGCACCGTGGGTTCTAAAAAAAGCAGCGAATGGTTTTGCTCGTTCTTATGTTCCTCTTATCAACAGCACGTTCTCTCCCTACAAAACCCTCcgttcttttcctttcacctcTCCTCTTACTTTTCCAG TTTGGATGACTGTGATATAGCTTCAGGATTATGCCATGTAGCACAAGCCATAAGGGGCGATGATAAACATGCTATTGAAGAAGTGAAACATATTCTAGAAATG GCTAAACGAGCATCATCTAGAAGAGAAGTTCTCCATACCAATTTTCTTACCCCTCCGGTTCTTAAGGAGTCAATGCTCACATTGGAAAAACTAGCTGACATTAGAGCAGTTGCTCAGGGAGGATACCCTCAG GCTGAGCGTTGCCGGATTTCTATTGGACATCCTGACGTACTAACAAGTGATCCAGATGTAGTTGCAGCATTGAG TGTCACAGGGAATTTTGCATTTCAACCTTGCTCTCACGGTGACTACCTTGGTGCAATTCTTGGTACAGGGATTGCCAGGGAGAAGCTCGGAGATATTATCTTGCAG GAAGAGAAGGGAGCTCAAATCCTCATTGTCCCTGAACTTGTTGATTTTGTTATATCCTCATTAGACAAG GTTGGTAATGTTTCAGTCTCTTGCACGAAGATACCTTTAATATCTCTTGATTATGAACCGCCAAG GACTCAGTCATTTAAAACTGTAGAAGCATCACTACGGGTCGATGCTCTAGGCAGTGCTGGATTTAAGATTTCGCGATCAAAACTTGTTGACTCAATAAG TAAAGGGGAGGTGCGTGTCAATTGGAGCCCTATTTCTAAAAACAACACCATTCTCAGCACTGGTGATGTTGTCTCGGTTAGTGGAAGAGGAAGATTAAAG GAGAAATAA
- the LOC121236161 gene encoding putative RNA-binding protein YlmH isoform X1 encodes MYIIRCWYGGVSGRYKWEPQRSSDVARISDRVNFISALVRTLNSGHGCHYRLCSTVGSKKSSEWFCSFLCSSYQQHVLSLQNPPFFSFHLSSYFSSLDDCDIASGLCHVAQAIRGDDKHAIEEVKHILEMAKRASSRREVLHTNFLTPPVLKESMLTLEKLADIRAVAQGGYPQAERCRISIGHPDVLTSDPDVVAALSVTGNFAFQPCSHGDYLGAILGTGIAREKLGDIILQEEKGAQILIVPELVDFVISSLDKVGNVSVSCTKIPLISLDYEPPRTQSFKTVEASLRVDALGSAGFKISRSKLVDSISKGEVRVNWSPISKNNTILSTGDVVSVSGRGRLKVGEIKTTRKGKFEVELIRYL; translated from the exons ATGTACATTATACGATGCTGGTACGGTGGTGTCTCTGGTCGGTACAAGTGGGAACCGCAGCGGAGTTCTGATGTGGCAAGAATATCTGACCGAGTGAATTTTATTTCTGCCCTTGTACGCACACTGAACAGTGGCCATGGCTGCCACTATCGGCTTTGCAGCACCGTGGGTTCTAAAAAAAGCAGCGAATGGTTTTGCTCGTTCTTATGTTCCTCTTATCAACAGCACGTTCTCTCCCTACAAAACCCTCcgttcttttcctttcacctcTCCTCTTACTTTTCCAG TTTGGATGACTGTGATATAGCTTCAGGATTATGCCATGTAGCACAAGCCATAAGGGGCGATGATAAACATGCTATTGAAGAAGTGAAACATATTCTAGAAATG GCTAAACGAGCATCATCTAGAAGAGAAGTTCTCCATACCAATTTTCTTACCCCTCCGGTTCTTAAGGAGTCAATGCTCACATTGGAAAAACTAGCTGACATTAGAGCAGTTGCTCAGGGAGGATACCCTCAG GCTGAGCGTTGCCGGATTTCTATTGGACATCCTGACGTACTAACAAGTGATCCAGATGTAGTTGCAGCATTGAG TGTCACAGGGAATTTTGCATTTCAACCTTGCTCTCACGGTGACTACCTTGGTGCAATTCTTGGTACAGGGATTGCCAGGGAGAAGCTCGGAGATATTATCTTGCAG GAAGAGAAGGGAGCTCAAATCCTCATTGTCCCTGAACTTGTTGATTTTGTTATATCCTCATTAGACAAG GTTGGTAATGTTTCAGTCTCTTGCACGAAGATACCTTTAATATCTCTTGATTATGAACCGCCAAG GACTCAGTCATTTAAAACTGTAGAAGCATCACTACGGGTCGATGCTCTAGGCAGTGCTGGATTTAAGATTTCGCGATCAAAACTTGTTGACTCAATAAG TAAAGGGGAGGTGCGTGTCAATTGGAGCCCTATTTCTAAAAACAACACCATTCTCAGCACTGGTGATGTTGTCTCGGTTAGTGGAAGAGGAAGATTAAAG GTAGGAGAAATAAAGACTACACGCAAGGGAAAATTTGAAGTAGAGCTCATTCGATATCTATAA
- the LOC121236161 gene encoding putative RNA-binding protein YlmH isoform X4, with the protein MAATIGFAAPWVLKKAANGFARSYVPLINSTFSPYKTLRSFPFTSPLTFPASGLCHVAQAIRGDDKHAIEEVKHILEMAKRASSRREVLHTNFLTPPVLKESMLTLEKLADIRAVAQGGYPQAERCRISIGHPDVLTSDPDVVAALSVTGNFAFQPCSHGDYLGAILGTGIAREKLGDIILQEEKGAQILIVPELVDFVISSLDKVGNVSVSCTKIPLISLDYEPPRTQSFKTVEASLRVDALGSAGFKISRSKLVDSISKGEVRVNWSPISKNNTILSTGDVVSVSGRGRLKVGEIKTTRKGKFEVELIRYL; encoded by the exons ATGGCTGCCACTATCGGCTTTGCAGCACCGTGGGTTCTAAAAAAAGCAGCGAATGGTTTTGCTCGTTCTTATGTTCCTCTTATCAACAGCACGTTCTCTCCCTACAAAACCCTCcgttcttttcctttcacctcTCCTCTTACTTTTCCAG CTTCAGGATTATGCCATGTAGCACAAGCCATAAGGGGCGATGATAAACATGCTATTGAAGAAGTGAAACATATTCTAGAAATG GCTAAACGAGCATCATCTAGAAGAGAAGTTCTCCATACCAATTTTCTTACCCCTCCGGTTCTTAAGGAGTCAATGCTCACATTGGAAAAACTAGCTGACATTAGAGCAGTTGCTCAGGGAGGATACCCTCAG GCTGAGCGTTGCCGGATTTCTATTGGACATCCTGACGTACTAACAAGTGATCCAGATGTAGTTGCAGCATTGAG TGTCACAGGGAATTTTGCATTTCAACCTTGCTCTCACGGTGACTACCTTGGTGCAATTCTTGGTACAGGGATTGCCAGGGAGAAGCTCGGAGATATTATCTTGCAG GAAGAGAAGGGAGCTCAAATCCTCATTGTCCCTGAACTTGTTGATTTTGTTATATCCTCATTAGACAAG GTTGGTAATGTTTCAGTCTCTTGCACGAAGATACCTTTAATATCTCTTGATTATGAACCGCCAAG GACTCAGTCATTTAAAACTGTAGAAGCATCACTACGGGTCGATGCTCTAGGCAGTGCTGGATTTAAGATTTCGCGATCAAAACTTGTTGACTCAATAAG TAAAGGGGAGGTGCGTGTCAATTGGAGCCCTATTTCTAAAAACAACACCATTCTCAGCACTGGTGATGTTGTCTCGGTTAGTGGAAGAGGAAGATTAAAG GTAGGAGAAATAAAGACTACACGCAAGGGAAAATTTGAAGTAGAGCTCATTCGATATCTATAA
- the LOC121236099 gene encoding dynamin-related protein 5A-like, with protein sequence MSRKHLHPKCADSSSSSAAARSSRFEAYNRLQAAAVAFGEKLPIPEIVALGGQSDGKSSLLEALLGFRFNVREVEMGTRRPLILQMVHDPSALEPRCLFQEEDSEEYGSPVVLASAIADIIKSRTEALLKKTKTAVSSKPIVMRAEYAHCPNLTIIDTPGFVLKAKKGEPENTPEEIITMVKSWASPPHRILLFLQQSSVEWCSSLWLDAVREIDPTFRRTVVVVSKFDNRLKEFNDRWEVDRYLSASGYLGDSTRPFFVALPKDRSTISNDEFRRQISQVDLEVLRHLNEGVEGGFDEDKFRPYIGFGHLRDYLESELQKRYKEAAPATLALLEQRCSEVAAELDIMDSKIRVTSDIAFLRRSAMLYVASISNHVGTLIDGAADPAPEQWGKTTVEEQSEIGLGGWPGVTADIKPPNATLRLYGGAAFERVMHEFRCAAYSIECPLVSREKVANILLAHAGRGGGRGVTEAAAEIARAAARSWLAPLLETACDRLAFVLGNLYDLALERNHGHDSEYGMKSEKMDGYVGFHAALRHVYNRFIKDLAKQCKQLVRHHLDTVTSPYSQVCYENGFQGSFGSSATSFYKFNQASAGSFCLELTDGGPAAHDGIMREQENIPLERNGQQTTPVRGAETRGALRESQMTVPETPSPDQPCDAVYAGAKKELGNGIDIGAKKRFSRLPGNSRNTDHVRVQNDGGLLFGYTGSSSGSAYSEICSSAAHHFARIRDVLVERSVASTLNSGFLTPCRDRLVVALGLELFAVNDERFLDMFVAPGAIDVLQNEQQSLQKRQKILQSCLNEFKSVARAL encoded by the exons ATGTCCCGCAAACACCTTCACCCCAAATGTGCTgactcctcttcctcctctgcCGCCGCTCGATCCTCTCGTTTTGAGGCCTACAACCGTCTCCAGGCGGCCGCGGTGGCTTTCGGGGAGAAACTCCCGATCCCAGAGATAGTGGCCCTGGGCGGACAATCCGACGGCAAGAGCTCACTCCTCGAGGCCCTCCTCGGGTTCCGCTTCAATGTCCGCGAGGTCGAGATGGGCACCCGCCGCCCGCTCATTCTCCAGATGGTCCACGATCCGTCCGCCCTCGAACCCCGGTGCCTCTTCCAG GAGGAGGATTCTGAAGAATATGGCAGTCCTGTTGTTTTGGCATCTGCAATTGCAGATATCATAAAGTCCCGAACTGAGGCACTTTTGAAAAAGACTAAAACTGCAGTTTCTTCTAAGCCAATTGTGATGAGAGCTGAATATGCACATTGTCCTAATCTCACCATTATAGATACCCCGGGCTTCGTTCTTAAG GCAAAGAAGGGAGAACCGGAAAACACACCCGAGGAAATTATTACAATGGTGAAGTCATGGGCTAGTCCTCCCCATCGCATTCTGTTGTTCCTTCAACAGAGTAGTGTGGAATGGTGCTCGTCGTTGTGGTTGGATGCCGTTCGAGAAATTGATCCAACTTTTAGACGGACAGTAGTTGTGGTCTCCAAATTTGATAATCGTCTCAAG GAGTTCAATGATAGGTGGGAAGTGGACCGATATTTGAGTGCAAGTGGTTACCTGGGAGATAGCACGCGCCCATTTTTTGTAGCCTTGCCAAAGGACAGGAGCACCATTTCGAATGATGAATTCCGCAGGCAAATATCTCAGGTGGACTTAGAAGTTCTACGTCATCTAAATGAGGGTGTCGAGGGTGGATTTGATGAGGACAAATTTAGGCCTTACATTGGTTTTGGCCATCTAAGAGATTATTTGGAGTCTGAGCTTCAGAAGAGATATAAAGAAGCTGCACCAGCAACTCTAGCTTTGCTTGAGCAGCGCTGCAGTGAAGTTGCAGCTGAACTGGACATAATGGACTCTAAAATTCGGGTCACTTCTGATATTGCTTTTCTTAGGAGATCTGCGATGTTATATGTGGCTTCTATCAGTAATCATGTG GGTACTTTGATTGATGGAGCAGCAGATCCTGCCCCTGAGCAATGGGGAAAAACAACAGTGGAGGAGCAGTCAGAAATTGGTCTTGGGGGTTGGCCCGGTGTTACTGCAGATATAAAGCCTCCCAATGCTACTCTTCGGCTCTATGGAGGAGCTGCTTTTGAAAGGGTGATGCATGAATTTCGCTGTGCTGCTTATTCCATTGAATGCCCCTTGGTGTCAAGGGAGAAG GTGGCAAATATATTACTTGCCCATGCTGGCCGAGGTGGGGGTAGAGGAGTAACAGAAGCAGCTGCAGAAATTGCCCGTGCAGCTGCCAGATCATGGCTTGCTCCTCTTCTTGAGACTGCTTGTGATCGACTTGCTTTTGTTTTGGGGAATCTCTATGATCTTGCTCTAGAACGAAATCATGGTCATGACTCAGAAT ATGGGATGAAATCGGAAAAAATGGATGGCTATGTTGGTTTTCATGCTGCTTTAAGGCATGTTTACAATCGCTTTATCAAGGACCTTGCCAAACAATGCAAACAACTAGTTCGGCATCACCTTGATACAGTTACAAGCCCATACTCGCAGGTCTGTTATGAGAATGGCTTTCAAGGAAGCTTTGGCTCTAGCGCAACCTCTTTTTACAAGTTCAACCAGGCTTCAGCTGGTTCATTTTGTCTTGAGCTAACTGATGGGGGCCCAGCAGCCCATGATGGAATAATGAGAGAGCAAGAGAACATACCTCTGGAAAGAAATGGACAGCAAACCACACCAGTGAGAGGTGCAGAAACTAGAGGAGCTCTTCGAGAAAGCCAAATGACTGTGCCTGAGACCCCATCACCTGATCAGCCTTGCGATGCAGTATATGCTGGGGCCAAGAAAGAACTTGGAAATGGCATTGACATTGGAGCAAAAAAGCGGTTTTCAAGATTGCCAGGCAATAGCAGAAATACCGATCACGTAAGAGTTCAAAATGATGGTGGTCTTTTATTTGGTTATACCGGTTCAAGTTCAGGTTCAGCCTACTCAGAAATCTGTTCATCAGCGGCACACCATTTTGCACGGATTCGTGATGTTCTTGTTGAGCGAAGTGTGGCCTCAACTTTGAATTCTGGATTCCTAACCCCTTG CCGGGATAGGCTCGTGGTGGCACTTGGGTTGGAATTATTTGCTGTGAACGATGAAAGATTCTTGGACATGTTTGTTGCTCCCGGCGCCATTGATGTACTGCAGAATGAACAGCAGTCTCTTCAGAAGCGTCAAAAGATACTCCAATCGTGCTTGAATGAATTCAAAAGTGTTGCTCGGGCACTTTGA
- the LOC121234670 gene encoding proton pump-interactor 1-like, translated as MAVEFEGFEMVQGPVETVTEGDITVLPVKDNGKLDQEPGLNHPIKFGSHGDEPVKGEGNDVSDANFPKDAVDEWPAPKQIHSFYFVRYRPYDDPKIKAKVDQADKEIQKKNQARFQITEALKAKRSDRAELISQVRALKDDNRQFRTILDEKRKEIEPLQQALGKLRNANTGGRGGGLCSSEEELNDVIHSLKYRIQHESIPLTEEKQLLREIKHLEATREKVIANAAMRAKIQDSLGQREAIQDQVKLIGGDLDGVRKEKQALQAKIKQLDDALRAIDNDINSLTEELKVVSQKRDKAYESFHQLRKQRDEGNAYFYQSRTVLNKARELAAKKDINALEELSHLEVESFMSRWSSDKALRDDYEKRILPSLDSRQLSRDGRMRNPDEKPLVVLEEHTFSERETVAKASLKEVKEDSKSPSKDTLLSQKPQKETKIKAAHPKSTLEPMKAEDKETSGLEEIQKDTPAKENEVDAAKSKEMKREEEMAKAKLAMERKKKLQEKAEAKRAIRIQKETEKKLKEREKKAKKKASGSALTSDPEELAEAVSEGAELEKVDENVEAPVPGKEKFPKVNTIRPRNRSKGPDSVPKVVLKRKKPTNYWIWAAPAAAVFALLVLVLGYYYLF; from the exons ATGGCTGTTGAGTTTGAGGGGTTTGAGATGGTCCAAGGACCAGTGGAGACTGTAACTGAAGGAGACATTACTGTTTTGCCTGTAAAGGATAATGGCAAATTGGATCAAGAGCCTGGTCTCAACCATCCCATAAAATTTGGTTCGCATGGAGATGAACCAGTTAAAGGAGAAGGAAATGACGTTTCTGACGCCAACTTCCCAAAGGATGCAGTTGACGAGTGGCCTGCACCTAAGCAGATCCATTCTTTCTATTTTGTCAGGTACAGACCATATGAtgacccaaaaataaaagccaaaGTTGATCAGGCTGATAAAGAGATTCAGAAGAAAAATCAAGCCCGATTTCAGATCACTGAAGCACTAAAGGCAAAGAGG TCGGATCGAGCAGAGTTGATTTCTCAGGTTAGAGCTTTGAAAGATGACAACCGGCAGTTCAGGACAATCTTGGatgagaaaagaaaggagatcGAGCCTCTGCAACAGGCTCTTGGCAAGCTGCGCAATGCAAACACGGGTGGTCGAGGTGGTGGTTTATGTTCATCTGAGGAAGAGCTTAATGATGtt ATCCATAGTTTGAAGTACCGCATACAACACGAAAGCATTCCATTGACTGAGGAAAAACAACTCCTTAGAGAGATCAAACATCTTGAGGCGACAAGGGAAAAAGTTATTGCTAATGCTGCTATGAGAGCAAAGATTCAGGATTCATTGGGTCAGAGAGAAGCCATTCAAGACCAGGTTAAA CTTATAGGTGGTGATTTGGATGGAGTAAGAAAGGAGAAACAAGCACTTCAGGCCAAAATTAAGCAACTTGACGATGCACTAAGGGCAATAGACAATGACATTAATTCTTTAACGGAGGAACTAAAGGTTGTCTCCCAAAAGAGGGACAAAGCGTATGAAAGCTTTCATCAACTCAGAAAACAGCGTGATGAGGGG AATGCCTACTTTTACCAAAGCCGTACAGTCTTGAACAAAGCACGGGAGCTTGCTGCAAAGAAAGATATTAACGCTCTTGAGGAACTTTCACATTTAGAG GTCGAAAGTTTTATGTCTCGCTGGAGCAGTGACAAGGCTCTAAGGGATGATTATGAGAAAAGAATTTTACCTTCATTAGATAGTCGCCAACTGAGTAGGGATGGACGGATGAGGAACCCAGATGAGAAACCTTTGGTGGTGTTGGAAGAACATACATTCTCTGAAAGGGAGACAGTGGCAAAAGCTAGTTTGAAAGAAGTAAAGGAAGATTCCAAATCCCCTTCAAAGGATACTTTGCTCAGCCAAAAGCCCCAGAAGGAAACCAAAATTAAAGCAGCACACCCAAAATCCACCTTGGAGCCTATGAAAGCAGAAGACAAGGAGACCTCTGGGTTAGAAGAGATTCAAAAGGACACTCCTGCcaaggaaaatgaagttgatgCAGCAAAGTCGAAGGAGATGAAAAGAGAAGAGGAAATGGCAAAAGCTAAACTGGCCatggaaaggaagaagaagttgCAGGAGAAAGCCGAAGCCAAACGAGCTATTAGGATTCAGAAGGAAACTGAAAAGAAGCTTAAG GAGCGtgaaaagaaagcaaagaaaaaggCCTCAGGTTCCGCACTTACTAGTGATCCTGAAGAACTGGCGGAAGCAGTGTCAGAAGGTGCAGAACTAGAGAAGGTAGATGAAAACGTTGAAGCTCCAGTTCCGGGAAAGGAAAAGTTTCCAAAGGTGAATACTATCAGACCCCGGAACAGATCAAAAGGACCGGATTCTGTTCCTAAAGTAGTCCTGAAACGTAAGAAGCCCACTAACTACTGGATATGGGCTGCTCCTGCTGCTGCTGTGTTTGCCTTGCTGGTGCTGGTGCTTGGGTACTACTATCTTTTCTAA
- the LOC121234085 gene encoding beta-glucuronosyltransferase GlcAT14B-like, whose product MGSLNMEKKWLFPLIISSLICIFLMATTFNMGLVFSLHTINSIFSIFPSRLATNQKSPVFAESRVSQSPPPPTGPKIPRFAYLVSGSKGDLEKLWRTLHALYHPRNQYVVHLDLEAPAEERLELASRVEKEPIFAKVGNVYMITKANMVTYRGPTMVANTLHACAILLKRSKDWDWFINLSASDYPLVTQDDLLYTFSPLDRNLNFIEHTSQLGWKEDKRAMPLMIDPGLYSSTKSDIFWVNPGRTLPTAFKLFTGSAWMVLSRSFVEYCVWGWDNLPRTLLMYYTNFVSSPEGYFQTVICNVPEFAKTAVNHDLHYISWDNPPKQHPHTLSLIDTDKIIGSSAPFARKFKQDDPVLDKIDKDLLRRKNGSFTPGGWCSGSSKCSKVGNPNKLKPGPGAQRLRRLIARLVLTANMGQNQCK is encoded by the exons ATGGGGTCCCTAAACATGGAGAAGAAATGGTTATTTCCGCTCATCATAAGCTCTCTAATATGCATATTCCTTATGGCCACTACCTTCAACATGGGTCTTGTTTTCTCACTGCACACAATTAATTCgatcttttcaatttttccttCTCGCTTGGCTACAAATCAAAAGAGCCCAGTTTTTGCCGAATCAAGAGTTTCACAATCTCCACCCCCTCCTACCGGCCCAAAGATTCCTCGATTCGCTTATTTGGTTTCTGGGTCAAAAGGTGATTTGGAAAAGCTTTGGAGAACTCTTCACGCACTTTACCATCCACGAAACCAATATGTTGTTCATTTGGATCTTGAGGCGCCGGCAGAGGAGAGGTTGGAGCTAGCCTCCCGAGTGGAGAAAGAACCGATTTTTGCTAAGGTTGGGAATGTTTACATGATTACCAAAGCTAATATGGTCACTTATAGAGGACCCACCATGGTAGCTAATACTCTTCATGCTTGTGCCATTCTTCTCAAAAGGAGTAAGGATTGGGATTGGTTTATCAACCTCAGTGCTTCCGATTATCCTCTCGTGACTCAGGATG ATCTTCTATACACATTTTCGCCTTTAGATCGAAACCTGAATTTCATTGAGCACACGAGCCAGCTAGGATGGAAGGA GGATAAGCGCGCAATGCCTTTGATGATAGACCCTGGCTTATACTCGTCAACCAAATCAGATATCTTCTGGGTCAATCCCGGAAGAACTTTGCCAACGGCTTTTAAGTTATTTACAG GTTCGGCATGGATGGTTCTGTCACGTTCATTTGTAGAGTATTGTGTCTGGGGTTGGGATAATTTACCAAGGACCCTTCTCATGTACTACACAAATTTCGTCTCCTCCCCTGAGGGCTACTTTCAGACTGTCATATGCAACGTTCCTGAGTTTGCTAAGACTGCAGTCAACCATGACTTGCACTATATTTCTTGGGACAACCCCCCCAAACAACATCCTCACACCCTTTCCCTTATTGACACCGACAAGATTATTGGTAGCAGTGCGCCATTTGCTCGAAAATTCAAACAAGATGACCCGGTGTTGGATAAGATTGATAAGGATTTACTAAGGCGGAAGAATGGGAGCTTCACCCCTGGTGGTTGGTGCTCTGGCAGCTCCAAATGTTCCAAGGTAGGGAACCCAAACAAGCTGAAACCAGGCCCAGGAGCTCAAAGGCTTCGCCGCCTCATAGCTAGGCTTGTATTGACTGCTAATATGGGCCAAAATCAGTGTAAATAG
- the LOC121236161 gene encoding putative RNA-binding protein YlmH isoform X5, with translation MAATIGFAAPWVLKKAANGFARSYVPLINSTFSPYKTLRSFPFTSPLTFPGLCHVAQAIRGDDKHAIEEVKHILEMAKRASSRREVLHTNFLTPPVLKESMLTLEKLADIRAVAQGGYPQAERCRISIGHPDVLTSDPDVVAALSVTGNFAFQPCSHGDYLGAILGTGIAREKLGDIILQEEKGAQILIVPELVDFVISSLDKVGNVSVSCTKIPLISLDYEPPRTQSFKTVEASLRVDALGSAGFKISRSKLVDSISKGEVRVNWSPISKNNTILSTGDVVSVSGRGRLKVGEIKTTRKGKFEVELIRYL, from the exons ATGGCTGCCACTATCGGCTTTGCAGCACCGTGGGTTCTAAAAAAAGCAGCGAATGGTTTTGCTCGTTCTTATGTTCCTCTTATCAACAGCACGTTCTCTCCCTACAAAACCCTCcgttcttttcctttcacctcTCCTCTTACTTTTCCAG GATTATGCCATGTAGCACAAGCCATAAGGGGCGATGATAAACATGCTATTGAAGAAGTGAAACATATTCTAGAAATG GCTAAACGAGCATCATCTAGAAGAGAAGTTCTCCATACCAATTTTCTTACCCCTCCGGTTCTTAAGGAGTCAATGCTCACATTGGAAAAACTAGCTGACATTAGAGCAGTTGCTCAGGGAGGATACCCTCAG GCTGAGCGTTGCCGGATTTCTATTGGACATCCTGACGTACTAACAAGTGATCCAGATGTAGTTGCAGCATTGAG TGTCACAGGGAATTTTGCATTTCAACCTTGCTCTCACGGTGACTACCTTGGTGCAATTCTTGGTACAGGGATTGCCAGGGAGAAGCTCGGAGATATTATCTTGCAG GAAGAGAAGGGAGCTCAAATCCTCATTGTCCCTGAACTTGTTGATTTTGTTATATCCTCATTAGACAAG GTTGGTAATGTTTCAGTCTCTTGCACGAAGATACCTTTAATATCTCTTGATTATGAACCGCCAAG GACTCAGTCATTTAAAACTGTAGAAGCATCACTACGGGTCGATGCTCTAGGCAGTGCTGGATTTAAGATTTCGCGATCAAAACTTGTTGACTCAATAAG TAAAGGGGAGGTGCGTGTCAATTGGAGCCCTATTTCTAAAAACAACACCATTCTCAGCACTGGTGATGTTGTCTCGGTTAGTGGAAGAGGAAGATTAAAG GTAGGAGAAATAAAGACTACACGCAAGGGAAAATTTGAAGTAGAGCTCATTCGATATCTATAA